CACCTAGTATATCCTCATCTCTCCGGCACTGCAACAGATACCCTCCACAGATTCGATGCCGAAATGGACGAACTCAGAATACGTGGCAACCGTCGTCGATGTCCTCGCTATTGGTGTTCTCGTATTCTACAGTTCGGTCATACAAACTGGCCCAACCGTTGATGAAATCCTATTCGTTTTGCTAAGCATCACTGTCCCTGTGACTATTGCATACGAGATTGCTCGTCGCCGGCTGTGACCGACTCGCGCTGGGTATCTCGCATAGTTATCGGAATACTCTGTCGAACTGGTAGAACCTTTACGATCAATACGCACGCAAGCTCCGCGGCGCATTCAATTGGGAGATTGTGGAATAAACCACCGTGAGAAGAGTTCTATGACATTCTAGTCGATTACTTCTGCGAATCCGACATTTTTCCTCACTTCTTCTACCCTGATTTTGGGCTGCTCACCGGGTGCAGCTCCTGGAACGATCAGGACGTACCCACGGTCGACCTTCGCAATTCCGTCTCCCTGATCACCCACAGATTCAATCGTTACCTCCAAGGTTTCGCCTTCACTTACCGGCGGACCACTGCTTTCATCAACCATTTGGCGTCCATCTGCTTCATCCTCCGAAACAGCTTCTTCGGCTTCAAGCAATGCAACACGGACAGTCTCACCCTTGTCGACAGATCCGAGATCTAGTTCGCGGTCAGGAACCTCCACGACATAACCTCCGTCTCTCTTCGTGACCTCTGCTGTGTAGACGGTATGAACCGAATTAGGAACTTCAACCATAGTCTTCTCAAAATGCAGACGGAGTCAACTTAAATACCTTCTAACGTTACTGAGTCGGGTTACAGATACATTCGTACTTTTTTCCAGCCAGTTGTAGGATATGGCTGTTATCCATTGAAGACCGCCTCTTGGATTTGTTCGAGTTCGTTGGTTTCACGGAGTTTGATACCTTCTGAAAAGATTTCCTGGAGTTTTTCCCCGTAGCTCTCAGCACTTTCCACTGATTCAACGAGGACCTGGAACTCGTACCGGTTTCCATCGAACCGTTTTTCTTCGATTTCTTGACGTATGTCCTGTACTGTGCGTCGTGATTCTAGAAGGTCGTTTTCTACGATGATTTGGATGTCGATGTCGCTTGCGCGGTCCGCTTCTCCTCGTGCTACGCTTCCGAACAGGATTACTCCGGCGACGTCGACGTCGGTTTGATCGAGTTGGTCGAGGAATGCTTTGACTGGTGTTCTGAACTCTTCTTGCGGTATCGACAGGAGTGGATCATCGGGGTTGTGGTACCGTGTTCTGTTGGCTTTGATCAGTTTTTTTCGTCCTTTTCTCTGTGTTTGGATGAGGTCTGCGGCTTCTAGGACGTTGAGTGCTGTTTGGATGGTATCGCCTCCGTGTTCGGTGGTGTTGCGGATTTCTGTGACTGTGAATTCTTGGTGGGGGTTTCGTAGGAAGAGTAGTAGGATGTCTTGGGTTGCTTGGTTTCGGAAGAGTCGTTGTTGGGGTAGAGGAAATTGGATGTAGACCCCACTCCCCTTCTCGTCAGTATAACTGGTCATAACCAGTAATACTGGTCAAATTTTTATATTTCTAACCCCCCGCCTTCTCACTGTAACTTATCCAAACGCTCCAACTTATCCAAAACCCCGTTCTCTTCCAACTCAGACAATTTCTCCAACACGTCTTGCTTTTCCTCACGGCTTTTCTCTTCTCTCAAGTTGAGGGGGCGTCCGCAGCTACGGCACTCACTGTACTGCGATTGATTCTCCGAACCGCAGAACGAGCATTCAATTTTCTGGTCTTCTTCTGTACTTGAGTCAAGACCGTATTGGTCGCGGATTGCTCTGTTGACGTCGTCGTTGTTGAGATGGACATAGACTTTAGCGCGGTCACTTCCTGGCTTCCAGCCGGCGAACTTGTTCAACTGC
This is a stretch of genomic DNA from Halobellus sp. MBLA0158. It encodes these proteins:
- a CDS encoding TRAM domain-containing protein codes for the protein MVEVPNSVHTVYTAEVTKRDGGYVVEVPDRELDLGSVDKGETVRVALLEAEEAVSEDEADGRQMVDESSGPPVSEGETLEVTIESVGDQGDGIAKVDRGYVLIVPGAAPGEQPKIRVEEVRKNVGFAEVID
- a CDS encoding nucleotidyltransferase domain-containing protein, with product MTSYTDEKGSGVYIQFPLPQQRLFRNQATQDILLLFLRNPHQEFTVTEIRNTTEHGGDTIQTALNVLEAADLIQTQRKGRKKLIKANRTRYHNPDDPLLSIPQEEFRTPVKAFLDQLDQTDVDVAGVILFGSVARGEADRASDIDIQIIVENDLLESRRTVQDIRQEIEEKRFDGNRYEFQVLVESVESAESYGEKLQEIFSEGIKLRETNELEQIQEAVFNG